In Citrus sinensis cultivar Valencia sweet orange chromosome 3, DVS_A1.0, whole genome shotgun sequence, the sequence CAAATTATTCTCAATATGGTAAGTTGTCACTTTGTccattgaataattttattttattttattttatgcgTCTGAAATAGAGTAAAGCATACTAATTGGATCCTTGTAATTTCAACAATGGCTTTCAGGATTCAAGGAGCCTTTGGCTGCTTGCTGCGGGTATGGCGGGCCACCATTGAATTTCGACAATCGGGTTGCTTGTGGGGAAACTAAGAATCTGAGCGGAAGCACAGTGAGTGCAACTCCATGCAACAACACTGCTGAATATGTAAATTGGGATGGAAACCATTACACAGAAGCCTTATTTGGAATTGAGGGTGAATATGCTACAACATTAAAGTATTTAGGGTgcatttgaaattgagattgGACAGCTATAATTTAAgctacaatattaaaatatttgttaaacaCTAACTGCTTTATCTTATAAGatatgttgatataattttttacttgtataatgaaaaatctattttatttttaataattttgtcaaagttattatttaaaatttatatttactacatattattaacttttatttgatagttataccttttttttttttctacagtAGTTGTACTTTAAAAACTACAGCAACTCAATCCCAAAACGGGACCTTAGTAAACACCATCTTCTATacattaaaagttaaattaatttaattttatacttatataaagaaaaatctattatatttttactacaaagtattaactattattttataattacaattttttttacaataaccgtaatttaaaaactataatacCTTAATACCGAATACAACCTAAAATAAGTTGTAAAAGTAATAGTTCTTTGAAGCCAGTAACAATCAAATCCAAGCAATTAAATTGCATATAAAGAAAGCCAAATGTTACCATTTATGGAAGAAAGCCAAGTCTCATTCTACTTTATATACGTTTTCATAAGCATTTGTGGAAGAACTATTCCTTTACATTTATGATCCGACTCTTTCTCATACACAAATTCAATTAGCCTAACAtcattatgttatttttcttttattttaatttttataattttttttcaaaccgATATTTTCATTTGCCATGTCAATTTGTACATCCTAACCAACCAAATTACATTTACTGAAATTGGGTTACAATGTTTCTCGTCAAATTAGAGACTTGCGACACAAGTAAAACAGGAAGAAAGTTAATAAActcaaagttaaaaaaaaaaaagagtgagagagaaattaattttatttttatttccattagCCGATAATTATGTCGTGAACGGCAGCGTCATCATCAACCTGGACAGACAGAGGCGATTGAAAAGAGGCGGTGCGCATAAAAAGCTAAATCCTCACGCGCTCCGCGCATCTCGAAGAAACACGTCCGGCTATTTTGTGCTTTGCTTTCTCTCTCATCTCCCTGGTTTTTTCCTGTCTCTCACTTCTCGCATCAAATTGTCCCTCAAATCTTAATAAACTAACAAGCGTcaacttatttaattgatcCTTAATTTCCAAAATCtgctttcatttttcattttttttaaatggcaCTGTCGTTTTACATTAAGCGGCGTGTCGTTTCGTTCTGTTTATGCAAATGAGAATTGTTTACGATAGATAGTACGTGATTGGAGAAATTAGGTTTCGATAGGGGTAAGTTAAAGATGATTCCGTGGGGCGGCATCAGTTGCTGCTTGAGTGGAGCTGCGCTTTATCTGCTCGGCCGGAGCAGTGGCAGGTCACAACTCCCTAATTTCTCTTtggtattaaaaaattagatatacaGACGCATGAAtttcatgtaattttatttgtttattaaattttgtgtaATTTGGTTTGTTGCAGAGATGCAGAGCTTCTTAAGACAGTCACGCGTGTCAATCAACTCAAGGAGTTGGGTATGTGAAGGTTCAATTgttattttggttttgatgAGCTTAAATgaagttttatttgtttgaaaataattttgtggtGCAAATGCTGGCCTGCCTGCTTGCAGATTGTTagttttttgtttggtttggaTGTAGGCACAAAAGATGTTCTGTAGACATATTTACAACATAATTAGGCAATATGGatgtatttgtatttgtatttgtatttgtatttctCTATGAGTAATGTTAATGGGTTAAGACTTGATGCTACGactgaattttgtaaaaggaACATATAAGTCTGGTTGCATACTCGTTCTTTCTATTTCCACCTGTGAATACTGATTTGTTGATAGTGTGCGATCAAATTCTGATAACTTCAGATGCAGTTGTTGCCTTGTTGGAATAGTTATCCACCTTGAAacatttaaaacttttaccCTTATTGGCACCTGGGTTGATTGTTATGTTGAAAAATGAGCTAGGGGACATTTGGGCGAACATCCATTGAAGTTCATATTGCAGGTGTAGTGCAGACAACATAGGTTACATGTGGAACGTATGTTGGTTGCCGATTTAGTTTGTTGCTGGTGGCATTATTGATGCTACAATATCTTTCTCAAAGAATAagttcttctcttctttcacCTTTCAGCACACTTGCTTGATAGTGGAAGTAAAGTTTTGCCATTCATTGTTACGGTCTGTGGAAGAGTTGGCTCTGAAACACCAATTAGCTGTGAATATAGTGGGTTGAGAGGCGTGATTGTTGAGGAAACGgtgaaatttaatttccttttttcaatGACGAgcataaattacattatttattaacGTTCCTTTTTGTATGACTACGTAAACATTCTTGTCCTTCGGTTCTTCAGGCTGAACAACACTTTCTGAAACACAATGATGCCGGGTCTTGGATCCAAGATTCTGCATTAATGTTGTCAATGAGCAAGGAGGTTCCTTGGTACCTAGTGAGACTCCCTCTCTATGCCTCTATCCAATCTGCATGTTTAGTCAATAAGTCCACTGTAATTATTGCTTTTGATGGTTCGTTGAAACTGCTTATTTGAAAGCCAGAAGTGAAGGCTTTATAATTAGTGTTGTATCATATATAAACTCCAATGCTGGATTCAAGGGGATTCATTGATGAATTCTTTTGCACTTATCAGGATGATGGGACTGGCCGTGCATTTGTAGTGGGAGCCCGTGGTGCCACAGGTTTTGTATTGACTGTTGGAAGTGAAGTTTTTGAAGAGTCAGGACGATCACTTGTACGTGGAACATTAGACTACCTCCAAGGCCTCAAggtttttgttcttcaattttttcattatacaagaACACCCACATTTGTGTTGCTTGGCTTATTTGATGGgagtttataattttagatGCTTGGAGTCAAGCGTATTGAACGGCTACTACCAACCGGCACTTCGTTGACTGTAGTTGGAGAGGTATGGCTTGGTTTAGTGAATGAAATAATATGACATCTTGTCTTTTTGTATACAATGCGATTGAACATTACCAGATTTGACTTTGGAGATAGATATATTGCTAAAATAACAAGGTATATTAGATGATGATGTATTGAAAGTAATCACCTTGAGTAATACACATgacagagaaaaaaataaataaataaaaggaaagagaataTTGCTTGGAATCCAGAATATGGGTCTCTGCAAGTCAATTCTGATTGATGAAGAATGAATATTGTATGAACAGGAATATTCCATTCCTATTCTTTCCTATTCTTTATAGCAGCACAATTGACCTTGCTGTTAGTGTGTGGGTAGAAAACCATTACACTTGCTCTGGATGATGAGTCTTGTATTGTCATAATGCaacattttgttgttgtttaatatgtattttgcTGCCAATTTCTGTTTGACTTAATGTGAGCTGTTTTTCCTTTGTTCATCATTATGTGTTTGCCAATGATTATGCTAAGTTATTTACTTGTGTctgcttttgttattttgttttgcaatCAGGCTGTGAAAGACGATATTGGAACAGTTAGGATTCAGCGACCACACAAAGGGCCTTTTTATGTATCTCCCAAAACAATTGATGAGCTCATTGAAAACCTTGGGAAATGGGCAAGGTTGTATATAACACAAGCATACAAGGATTCCTGCTTTTTTACATGAATTCACAAGGTTGAATCCATTAGAAtaatagagagaaagaaaCTAATGAGATGTATCTACCAGGTGGTACAAGTATGCCTCTTTTGGTTTAACAATCTTCGGCACTTTCCTGATTGCTAAGCGTGCTATTCATTATATCTTGCAAAGAAAGCGCCGTTGGGAATTACATAGAAGGTATGCCTAATTCATTATTCATATGAGGGGAAAAGAAGaaggggggggtgggggggaaGGGACAAGGGAATACAAAAATTTGACGTACATGCATAACGAGATTCTGTATGTTGACATAGCCGCCAGTGATAAACCTGTGTCACTGAACATAGGTATTTGCATGCAAGTTGAAAGCGAAATCATGGTTGGCCAGTCCTATTGCCAAAAATttatgatgatattattttgtgAGTAACATGGAtagttcttattttttcatgatAAACTGAATTGTAAAGCTCTGTCTGTGTAGGGTTCTTGCTGCAGCAGCAGTCAAGAGATCAGAGCAAGATAATG encodes:
- the LOC102629766 gene encoding E3 ubiquitin-protein ligase SP1, with amino-acid sequence MIPWGGISCCLSGAALYLLGRSSGRDAELLKTVTRVNQLKELAHLLDSGSKVLPFIVTVCGRVGSETPISCEYSGLRGVIVEETAEQHFLKHNDAGSWIQDSALMLSMSKEVPWYLDDGTGRAFVVGARGATGFVLTVGSEVFEESGRSLVRGTLDYLQGLKMLGVKRIERLLPTGTSLTVVGEAVKDDIGTVRIQRPHKGPFYVSPKTIDELIENLGKWARWYKYASFGLTIFGTFLIAKRAIHYILQRKRRWELHRRVLAAAAVKRSEQDNEGTNGQAENGSDGTQRDRVMPDLCVICLEQEYNAVFVPCGHMCCCIICSSHLTNCPLCRRRIDQVVRTFRH